The DNA region TCAGTCCGCTCGACTTGCATGTATTAGGCACGCCGCCAGCGTTCGTCCTGAGCCAGGATCAAACTCTCCATAAAAGTAGTTTGACTTGCTCATGTTTGTGTAAGAACTTAGTTCTTACGTTTAGAATTAACGTTGACGTTTCGTCTTTTCAGTTTTCAAAGTTCAATTGGTGTCGTTTTGGCGACTCATTTATAATAGCATGTGACAACTAATGAAGTCAATAACTTTTTTAATAGTTTTTGATTTAAATAATTAATAGCTTATAAAACTTTTAAAGCCTTTGATAGAAAGAAGCAATCACCTTTGCCATTACATTGATAATTATTGACTTGATACAATTTCTCTACATAGATTCTTACAATATACATTTCTTCTTTTATATTTATAGAAAAACAGCATTTAATTAAAAAACGAATACAGTCATTGTTAGGGTTCAAATCATGATACCGCCTTTTCTATATTAAGTGACTTGAAGAAAAGGCATATGTTTAAAAAAAGACAGTCTCACTTACAAGTGAAATCTGTCCCTAGTTTAGAATAGCAGCATAAATGGCCAATGGTTGAAAATAGGCCATTTATTTCTAGATTAAATTATTTTTATACCAGAACCATCAGTACAAGTGCTTGTTTCAATCAAATTCTTTATCCTTTTTTAATAGTTCCATCATATCCATATTACTTGTTTTCTTTATACCTAAAACATACACAAAGCTTAGACTAATTAATAATACAAGTATATCTATACCGATAATTAGTAAAAACAAATCAATACTTATTGGAACAAGCTTGAGCAAGTAAACGATCAAATAGATTAGTAACGTTATAATAAAAATTAGTTTAAATATATTATATTGCAGCTTGGTATAAACCTTAACGATAGACTTCTTGTCATAACCATTTAGCTTAAGAATAGCGATTTCTTTTCTTTGAATCCTTAGAAAGTTAATCATTAACAAGACAGCTGTAATGATAGAGGTTATTACAAAGACGATACTTAAGATCATTAAAATAACTTGTTTAGATCCTATGTTGACTGAAAAATTTTCAAAACTACTAAAAGTATAGCTAGTATAGTACTGATGTTTTTTTAATAGTTCTCCAACTGAATCTACATCCTTTATGTCCTTAACATATACGATCATTTTATCCAATTGGGATTGTTGAATAAACTCAAAGCTGTCTGAAGAATCTTTATACATAGTTTTCAACAATTTTATAGCTTCTTTATCATTTACATAGGCTTGATTATTATTAGGAATTGATTGTATAAGGATAGCATTTTCATTCTTTGCCCCTTCATCTGCTATAAATCTTTTATCGACTACTTCATTTGAAGAAAATCCACCGTCTTTTTCTTCTATTATCGGTATTTTAAAGTCAATATGATCCTCTACCGTTTCCTTTATACAAATACTGTCGTCTTTTAATGTACATGTATCACCAACTAAAAACGCAAGTTCTTCACTTAACCCTAACATAGAATATCCTTTTTCTAATGAATCATCAAAAATGGTAGGTAAAATATAAATAGGGTAAGCCTTTGCTTTATCTGAAAGCCCATTTTCTAATAAAAGATCATTAATATCATTTTCATCTTGCAATTGAACCCCTACGGATGAGCTTCCTTCTGCTTTACCCTCTACATGTATGACTTTCACATTACTGTTATTAAAATAATCTTTATTAATCGATCGATATTGATCAGCTAAATAAGCAAATATAAAATTAAACATACTAAGAGAAACTACCATTACAATTAAAGAGATTGTTAGAAAGTGATGTGTCTTTTTACGTAATATATTCACCACTAAGTCTTTATTTTTCATCAAAATTTCCTCTTTCTAAGTATAGCGTTTTATCCGCATATTCCTTAACTAAAGGGTCATGTGTAGTAACAATAATTAATCGCTCTTTTGATAGGTTTAGAAGTAACTCCAACAAACCTATTTTTAAATCACTGTCAATGTTAGCTGTGGGTTCGTCTAAAAGAATCACTTCTGGTACATTTAATAGTGCTCTGGCGATGGAAACCCTTTGTTTTTCGCCACCAGACAGAACCAATACTTTTTCATCAATTAACCGTTCTATACTAAGGTCTTCACCTATTTTTTGAATAATTTCATCGTATTCCTCTGGTTTATTTTTTGTTACATTGAGCTTAATATAAAGATTTTCTCTTACTGTCACGTTAGTTAATAGCATATGATCTTGCATTACATATTCTAAGCAATTAAAATATGTTTGAACTTCTCCACTATCAGGAGCATCAAACCCCGCTATAATATTTAATAAAGTAGACTTCCCACTACCACTTATGCCATATATCGCATATAACCCTGTTTGATCAAATTGATAATGACAATTAAGAAGAACACTATGTCTATATTTCTTATTTATATTCTTTAATTTCAGAATGGACGTCATGTGTCTAGCTCCAATTTCTCAATTTTTCCATCACAATAAATACTAACTTCAGAAAGCGTTTCTTCAAACCCAATAAAGTCAGTACCATTAACAATTATTTCTCCCCCATTAAGCTCTGATACTTCAAAATTTCCTGTATCATCCACTTCTAAGATGTATTTATCACCTACTACCCAAGATAAAACAACAACTGGTTCTAAATTTTTCATTACCTTCTGTCCACATAACAGTTGTTGATCTTTCATGTAGCATATATCTTCTCCAAAGGAACTTAAATTTTGAGAAACACCTTCTGCTATTAGATCAAATTTTGATAGAGATAAATTAGTTTCATATAAATTTTGTTGACCATCTTCAAACAATAATGTATACATATTATTTTCCGAAGACATCCCAATTCCAAATATCTTTTCAGACATTTCATTTTTCATAGTCTCTAGTTGTTCAAGGTCATTTTCTTCATTTAATTTGAATAGTCCTTTAAATGATTGTTCGTCACCAGAGTAATCCATTACAGCAAAAATATACTGACTATCAACTACAGCCAATGGAAAAATAGCTTCTGAATCATTTTCATGAGAATAAATTGTTTGAAATTGTTCATTATTTCGTTTTAAAATCTTAAATCGATTAGTAATAGAATTTCCCTTCGTTATGTACTCATCATTATTATAGAGACGATATTCAAATTCATTATCCGTTGAATCAATTTTATCCCTATTCACCATCTCTTCTATGTCATATGTATAATAATTAACACCATCATAAACAAGTTTACAATTCTTAACTTTACATCCTAAATTCTCTTCAGTATCCACAG from Bacillus spongiae includes:
- a CDS encoding ATP-binding cassette domain-containing protein translates to MTSILKLKNINKKYRHSVLLNCHYQFDQTGLYAIYGISGSGKSTLLNIIAGFDAPDSGEVQTYFNCLEYVMQDHMLLTNVTVRENLYIKLNVTKNKPEEYDEIIQKIGEDLSIERLIDEKVLVLSGGEKQRVSIARALLNVPEVILLDEPTANIDSDLKIGLLELLLNLSKERLIIVTTHDPLVKEYADKTLYLERGNFDEK